The following proteins are encoded in a genomic region of Zea mays cultivar B73 chromosome 9, Zm-B73-REFERENCE-NAM-5.0, whole genome shotgun sequence:
- the LOC118473306 gene encoding uncharacterized protein isoform X1, with amino-acid sequence MIWNLHGEASSSVNHGNYDDAEVIEEPNEDDDISGLLRDLAAGLDDKGDFEDNSSIIGCCDELAAIEKLVGENRKELYPNCKKYTQLRFLVRLLHIKLLGGWTDRSMNLLLDLLNDALPKGSTLPKSFYEAKKLVKSVGIGYNSIHSCENDCILYSKDNAKLNSCPKCKVSRWKSIRKSLDGKHIYKVPRKVLRYIPITRMLQRPFMTPKVAGLARWHDEHRIKDGLLRHPADSPLWRDFDRKHPEFAADSRNIRLAFATDGFNPFRSMNVSYSVWPGICIPYNFPPSMCMKQSNFILSLLIPGRNSPGSDMDVYYQPLVDDLLYMFVNGVRTYDASKGEFFQLRAAVIWTITDFPGLGYASGSVTSGEAACPDCHYYTSSLRLGNGSKTCYMDHRRFLDENHPFRFDVDKFGCTEFRAAPTPLSGEEILECTKHLNPIFGKDPSGKKPTSKRRKKGEPLVIFKRRSIWFVLPYWKDLMLRHNFDFMHIGKNVSESLINTFMGTDGKSKDNLNSRLDLQALGIRSDLHPIKVEDQFYLPPAPYSMSPDERKLFCQVLKGVKFPEGYASDIRHNVHVNERKIFGLKSHENHIILQDLLPLALRKILPEIVSAGVIRISNFFKKLSSPVIRISDMEKLEANIAETLSFLETVFVPSFFDIMVHLMVHLPTQARIAGPVHFRSMWPIERYLMRLKGSVHTKSHCEGSIMEWSMFTECLTFCARYLHGETQLNHQVRYEYDEDCTTTPFFHTIGQGLAGKCLVNLDHKTWLQAHRYVLFNYDNITPYLDKHAHYLSSIGHRNKRDINRLQHESFHEWFRLHVSIRIILTKCLLRLFCTHINSGISIP; translated from the exons ATGATATGGAACTTACATGGAGAAGCTAGCTCTTCCGTGAATCATGGGAACTATGACGATGCTGAGGTTATAGAGGAGCCTAACGAAGATGATGACATATCTGGTTTGCTTAGAGATTTAGCTGCTGGTTTAGATGATAAAGGTGATTTTGAGGACAACAGTTCCATTATTGGGTGTTGTGATGAGCTAGCGGCCATTGAAAAATTGGTAGGAGAAAACAGAAAAGAGTTGTATCCTAATTGCAAGAAATATACACAACTGCGTTTCCTAGTTAGATTGCTTCACATCAAACTCCTTGGAGGATGGACTGATAGATCTATGAACCTGCTACTAGATCTACTTAATGATGCACTCCCTAAGGGTTCAACATTACCTAAGAGCTTTTATGAAGCTAAGAAATTGGTGAAATCTGTAGGAATTGGATACAATAGTATTCATTCATGTGAAAATGATTGCATTCTTTATTCGAAGGATAATGCAAAATTGAATTCATGTCCAAAATGTAAGGTTTCACGTTGGAAATCAATAAGGAAGAGTCTAGATGGGAAACATATATACAAGGTTCCTAGAAAGGTTCTCCGCTACATTCCAATAACAAGAATGCTCCAAAGGCCATTCATGACCCCTAAAGTAGCAGGTCTAGCAAGATGGCATGATGAACACCGGATAAAAGATGGTTTGCTAAGGCATCCTGCAGATTCACCTTTATGGCGAGACTTTGATAGAAAACATCCAGAGTTTGCAGCAGATAGCCGAAATATTCGTCTAGCATTTGCAACTGATGGCTTTAATCCATTCAGGAGCATGAATGTTAGCTATAGTGTTTGGCCTGGCATTTGTATTCCATATAATTTCCCCCCTTCAATGTGCATGAAGCAATCAAATTTCATCCTTTCTTTGCTGATTCCTGGCCGAAATAGTCCTGGTAGTGACATGGATGTCTATTACCAGCCACTTGTAGATGATTTATTATATATGTTTGTTAATGGAGTTAGAACCTATGATGCTTCAAAGGGTGAGTTTTTCCAGCTGCGAGCTGCAGTAATATGGACTATTACAGATTTCCCTGGCCTAGGATATGCATCTGGATCTGTCACATCAGGTGAAGCAGCATGTCCTGATTGCCATTACTACACGAGTTCACTTAGACTTGGAAATGGTAGCAAGACTTGCTATATGGACCATCGCAGATTTTTGGATGAAAACCACCCATTTAGATTTGATGTTGACAAATTTGGTTGTACTGAGTTTAGGGCAGCACCTACTCCACTATCGGGAGAGGAAATATTGGAGTGCACTAAACATCTTAATCCAATTTTTGGCAAGGACCCATCCGGGAAGAAACCAACAAGCAAGAGACGCAAGAAAGGGGAACCATTAGTCATTTTCAAAAGGAGATCTATTTGGTTCGTGCTACCATATTGGAAAGATTTAATGTTGCGACATAATTTTGACTTCATGCACATAGGAAAGAATGTGAGCGAAAGCTTAATTAATACATTCATGGGCACTGATGGGAAATCAAAGGATAACTTGAATTCTCGGTTGGACCTTCAAGCTTTAGGTATTAGAAGTGATCTTCATCCTattaaagttgaagaccaattttATTTACCACCTGCACCTTACTCAATGAGTCCTGATGAGAGGAAATTATTTTGTCAAGTACTTAAAGGTGTGAAGTTTCCTGAGGGTTATGCATCCGATATACGTCATAATGTACATGTTAATGAGAGAAAGATATTTGGGCTTAAGAGTCATGAGAACCATATTATTCTACAAGACTTGTTGCCGCTTGCATTGAGGAAAATATTACCAGAAATAGTTAGTGCTGGAGTGATTCGTATAAGTAATTTTTTCAAGAAACTTTCATCACCTGTCATTCGAATAAGCGATATGGAAAAGCTTGAGGCTAATATAGCTGaaaccctgagctttcttgagacCGTTTTCGTGCCTTCATTTTTTGATATCATGGTACACTTGATGGTACATCTTCCTACCCAAGCAAGGATAGCTGGTCCCGTCCATTTTCGTAGCATGTGGCCCATAGAGAG GTATCTAATGAGATTGAAGGGTTCTGTTCATACAAAGAGTCACTGTGAGGGATCAATTATGGAATGGTCTATGTTTACTGAGTGTCTTACATTTTGTGCTCGCTATTTACATGGTGAGACTCAATTGAACCATCAAGTTAGATATGAGTATGACGAAGATTGTACTACAACTCCTTTCTTCCATACCATTGGCCAAGGATTGGCTGGGAAGTGTTTAGTTAATTTAGACCATAAAACATGGCTACAAGCTCATAGATATGTTTTGTTCAACTACGACAATATAACCCCTTACTTGGA CAAGCATGCTCACTATTTGTCCTCAATTGGTCATCGAAATAAAAGAGATATCAACCGCTTACAGCATGAATCCTTTCATGAGTGGTTTAGGTTGCATGTAAGTATAAGGATAATTCTTACCAAATGTCTTTTGAGATTATTTTGCACACACATTAATAGTGGCATTTCAATCCCATAG